The following are encoded in a window of Brevibacillus sp. DP1.3A genomic DNA:
- a CDS encoding RluA family pseudouridine synthase has translation MSRKEWIEYIVSEQDTGMNVEQIVRQKLNVSGRMMQRLTRSKGVLLNRKQPFLQRQVKAGDTIAVRVIERQELPSSQPQHDTKPEGPITPMPSIDILYEDDHLLIANKPAGMMVHPIKQETDTLVHALAARGEQKSVHPVHRLDKDTSGAILVAKSSYGHQLADRLLREGGIHREYLAVASGVLSEGAGTIDAPIGRDARHPTKRRVVESGDPAITHYEVQQTSEGMTLARVWLETGRTHQIRVHFAHIGHPLAGDTMYGGARGLLRRQALHASKLSFLHPLLEKEIVVEAPIPSDMKRLMQAEFK, from the coding sequence GTGAGCCGCAAAGAGTGGATCGAATACATCGTCAGTGAACAAGACACGGGAATGAACGTAGAACAAATCGTCCGGCAAAAGCTCAACGTGTCGGGTCGTATGATGCAGCGGCTGACGAGAAGCAAGGGGGTTTTGCTCAATCGCAAGCAGCCCTTCCTGCAAAGACAAGTAAAAGCAGGAGATACAATCGCTGTTCGGGTCATCGAGCGACAAGAGCTACCGTCTAGCCAGCCCCAGCATGATACGAAGCCCGAGGGACCGATCACACCAATGCCGTCCATCGATATTTTGTACGAGGACGATCATCTCTTGATTGCAAACAAACCGGCAGGCATGATGGTGCACCCGATTAAACAAGAGACCGACACGTTGGTACATGCACTTGCTGCACGTGGTGAGCAGAAGAGCGTACATCCTGTGCATCGTCTGGATAAAGATACATCAGGAGCTATTCTCGTAGCCAAAAGCAGCTACGGTCATCAATTGGCTGACAGGCTACTGCGCGAAGGGGGCATTCATCGCGAGTATCTTGCCGTTGCCAGTGGCGTGCTCTCAGAGGGAGCTGGAACGATTGATGCGCCAATTGGCCGAGATGCGCGTCATCCTACGAAGCGCCGTGTCGTGGAGAGTGGCGATCCTGCCATCACGCATTACGAGGTGCAACAGACCTCTGAGGGAATGACGCTTGCGCGAGTCTGGCTGGAAACGGGTCGTACCCATCAGATTCGTGTTCACTTTGCCCACATTGGACACCCGCTTGCTGGCGATACGATGTACGGGGGAGCGAGAGGTTTGTTACGTCGACAGGCTCTGCATGCTTCGAAGTTGTCTTTTTTGCATCCGCTTCTCGAAAAAGAGATTGTAGTCGAGGCACCGATACCATCAGATATGAAACGCTTGATGCAAGCGGAATTTAAATAA
- a CDS encoding MFS transporter, protein MIWRSWDLNLKVRLFGELITHTFFWMYFPFMAIYFSDTFGKDVAGLLLMVPPLLGMLSNLFGGYLADRVGRKFTMLLSLCTSTVMFALFAFSPSPWVDYIAFIGIGIAGALYWPASSAMVADLTTEDDRRIVFATFYTAMNVGVVAGPVLGSVFFVHYRPQLLMFCTIVELLFAITVFFLIKETLPEHVRQEKAKERFSLIQQFKSYAIIFRDKAFALYIGAGILIAIGFMQLDIYMALYVKEHVMQQPLFSWGNWTYSVGGTSAFGWLMALNGFLVVLFTLPVTRWFENWSDRNSLVISSILFGLGLFLMAFTTDIWLLFGCMAILTFGELMRTPVAQSFISKYSPEDARGQYMGASSLQFSIGRFIAPLTIGLSQWIAPVGVFGVILGLTLVSAYLYIILFRMIGAKEVS, encoded by the coding sequence ATGATTTGGCGTTCGTGGGATCTTAACTTGAAGGTACGTCTTTTTGGCGAATTGATTACGCACACCTTCTTTTGGATGTACTTTCCGTTTATGGCGATTTATTTTAGCGATACGTTCGGGAAGGATGTAGCGGGGCTTCTGTTGATGGTGCCGCCGCTGCTCGGGATGCTGTCCAACCTGTTTGGTGGATATTTGGCTGACCGGGTAGGGCGCAAGTTTACCATGCTGCTCTCGCTCTGTACATCGACCGTGATGTTCGCGCTGTTTGCTTTCTCCCCGTCCCCTTGGGTCGACTATATTGCCTTCATCGGGATCGGGATCGCTGGTGCTCTCTACTGGCCTGCCAGCTCTGCCATGGTGGCTGATTTGACCACAGAAGACGATCGACGAATTGTCTTTGCTACCTTTTACACAGCGATGAACGTCGGGGTGGTTGCGGGTCCCGTATTAGGTTCTGTCTTTTTCGTCCATTATCGCCCGCAGCTGTTGATGTTCTGTACCATCGTTGAGTTACTTTTTGCAATCACCGTCTTTTTCCTGATCAAAGAAACGCTACCTGAACACGTCCGTCAGGAGAAGGCGAAGGAGCGTTTTTCCCTGATTCAGCAATTCAAGAGTTACGCCATTATTTTCCGAGATAAAGCATTTGCCCTGTACATTGGCGCAGGGATTTTGATCGCCATTGGATTCATGCAGTTGGATATTTACATGGCGTTGTATGTCAAAGAGCATGTTATGCAGCAACCATTATTTTCGTGGGGCAATTGGACTTATTCTGTCGGCGGAACCAGCGCATTCGGCTGGCTCATGGCCTTAAATGGTTTTTTGGTGGTTCTGTTTACACTGCCGGTCACACGCTGGTTTGAAAATTGGAGCGATCGCAACAGCCTCGTCATCTCCTCCATCTTATTCGGTCTCGGTCTGTTCTTGATGGCCTTTACGACGGATATTTGGCTTCTGTTCGGCTGTATGGCGATTTTGACATTCGGCGAGCTGATGCGCACACCAGTTGCCCAGAGCTTCATCAGTAAATACTCGCCGGAGGATGCACGCGGTCAGTACATGGGAGCCTCTTCGCTCCAGTTCTCGATTGGTCGCTTCATCGCTCCCCTGACGATCGGTCTATCCCAATGGATCGCTCCTGTTGGCGTATTCGGTGTCATCTTGGGCTTAACCTTAGTCAGTGCGTATCTGTATATCATTTTGTTCCGCATGATTGGTGCCAAAGAAGTTAGCTAG
- a CDS encoding Fpg/Nei family DNA glycosylase has translation MPELPEMETYRRLLQEKIGSGTITAAHVQREKTINLPPAEFARLLQGNRLTLVDRRGKHLLFHLESGHVLLLHLMLGGFLYLGSAEDKLKRTAQVTLAFGERILYFHGLRLGYLHLLTNVQIDERLAPLGPEPLDPLFIFTRFTELLTDKRSVLKTALVNQHWLAGIGNCYADEICFHAAILPTRTIPTLSFEDQKRLYHSMQTVLKEAIRFGGYMQPLFSGDSLTGGFDERCQVYDRGGEPCPRCGQPIEKSELSSRKVFACTNCQH, from the coding sequence GTGCCAGAATTACCTGAGATGGAGACCTATCGCCGACTGCTACAGGAGAAAATCGGTAGCGGAACGATTACAGCCGCACACGTTCAGCGGGAAAAAACGATCAATCTGCCGCCTGCGGAATTTGCTCGTCTTTTGCAAGGCAATCGCCTGACACTTGTCGACCGACGTGGCAAGCATCTGCTCTTCCATCTGGAAAGTGGACATGTCCTGCTGCTTCACCTAATGCTCGGCGGCTTTCTATACCTAGGCTCTGCGGAAGACAAGCTAAAGCGAACCGCCCAAGTAACTCTTGCCTTTGGAGAACGCATTTTATATTTTCACGGCCTCCGTTTGGGCTACCTGCATTTACTCACCAACGTTCAGATCGACGAAAGACTGGCTCCACTCGGTCCCGAGCCATTGGACCCGCTGTTTATCTTTACCCGATTTACGGAGCTGCTCACTGACAAACGCAGTGTCCTCAAAACAGCATTAGTCAATCAGCATTGGCTGGCGGGCATCGGCAACTGCTATGCGGACGAAATCTGCTTTCATGCCGCCATCCTGCCTACCCGGACGATCCCGACACTTTCTTTCGAGGATCAAAAACGACTGTATCATTCCATGCAAACCGTGCTTAAAGAAGCGATTCGATTCGGCGGTTACATGCAGCCGCTCTTTTCTGGCGATTCCCTGACAGGTGGCTTCGATGAGCGCTGCCAGGTGTACGATCGCGGCGGAGAGCCTTGCCCGCGCTGTGGACAGCCTATCGAAAAGAGCGAGCTCTCCTCCCGCAAAGTATTCGCCTGCACGAACTGCCAGCATTGA
- a CDS encoding aminopeptidase, whose protein sequence is MLDTRIVKLATNLLSHSVRLKEKESLLIEVRGEGHALAKELVKQAYDLEAYPFVRIIDPSIQRELMLGASAERATHLAKWEEPMYKDLNTYIVINGPSNDSEMADVPVERRRAHQSVMQELNDYLTNNVRWTLLNYPTTALAQNANMSTVAFEDFYFDVCSVDYKKMHEAFLPLQQLMDRTDKVRLVGPGTDLQFSIKDIPSIICSGLRNIPDGEIFTAPVRNSVNGTITYNAATSYMGTKFENVCLKFVDGKIVEATSNNTERLNQIFDTDEGARYIGEFAIGVHPYILHPMNDILFDEKIAGSFHFTPGRAYDNADNGNRSQIHWDMVNIQRPEYGGGEIWFDDVLIRKDGLFVLPELQGLNPENLKG, encoded by the coding sequence ATGCTGGATACACGCATCGTCAAGCTGGCTACAAACTTGCTGAGCCATTCTGTACGCCTGAAGGAAAAAGAAAGCTTGTTGATTGAAGTTCGTGGCGAGGGTCACGCTTTAGCGAAGGAATTGGTTAAGCAGGCGTACGACTTGGAAGCTTATCCGTTCGTACGGATTATTGACCCGTCTATCCAACGTGAGCTGATGCTCGGTGCAAGTGCAGAGCGTGCGACTCATTTGGCAAAATGGGAAGAGCCAATGTACAAAGATTTGAATACATATATCGTCATCAATGGTCCGTCCAACGACAGTGAGATGGCCGATGTCCCGGTAGAGCGTCGTCGTGCACACCAAAGTGTGATGCAAGAATTGAATGACTACCTGACGAACAATGTACGTTGGACACTACTCAACTACCCGACCACGGCTTTGGCGCAAAATGCCAACATGTCTACAGTCGCTTTTGAAGATTTTTATTTTGATGTATGTTCCGTGGACTATAAAAAGATGCACGAAGCCTTTTTGCCTTTGCAGCAATTGATGGATCGCACGGACAAAGTGCGTCTTGTTGGACCTGGAACAGATCTTCAATTCTCGATCAAGGACATCCCTAGTATCATTTGCTCTGGCCTGCGCAACATTCCAGACGGCGAGATTTTTACAGCCCCAGTGCGTAACTCCGTGAATGGAACCATTACGTACAACGCAGCAACAAGCTACATGGGTACGAAATTCGAAAATGTGTGCCTGAAGTTTGTAGACGGAAAAATCGTCGAAGCAACTTCTAACAACACCGAGAGACTCAACCAAATTTTTGATACGGACGAAGGAGCGCGCTACATCGGGGAATTCGCTATCGGCGTGCATCCGTACATCCTGCATCCAATGAATGATATCTTGTTCGATGAAAAAATTGCCGGCAGCTTCCACTTCACTCCAGGCCGTGCATACGACAACGCAGATAATGGCAACCGCAGCCAAATTCACTGGGATATGGTAAACATCCAGCGTCCTGAGTACGGCGGCGGCGAAATCTGGTTTGATGATGTGCTGATTCGCAAAGACGGTTTGTTCGTTTTGCCAGAGCTGCAAGGACTCAATCCGGAAAACTTAAAAGGGTAA
- a CDS encoding YhbD family protein: MDTNHISKKDLLELTGISYGQLYRWKRKNLIPEEWFIRRATFTGQETFFPREQILARIDKILNMKDDLSLDELADMFSPSMSGTSLTADELLARNIVSTTSLEVFNVFLGSLRTFTFQQALYAYVLEKLLAAGDLSVEEGGGLLQVLASHYPKFEGKPCELIFMRKMGISTFVLVSGSTELYFDSGVKVVTRLILANCIEELKGKYL; the protein is encoded by the coding sequence TTGGACACAAATCATATCTCGAAGAAGGACCTGCTGGAGCTAACTGGCATTTCGTACGGACAATTGTACCGTTGGAAACGAAAGAACTTGATTCCAGAGGAGTGGTTCATTCGCCGAGCGACTTTTACAGGGCAAGAAACCTTTTTCCCACGTGAACAGATTTTGGCTCGAATCGACAAGATTCTGAACATGAAAGACGACCTATCGCTGGATGAATTGGCGGACATGTTTTCACCAAGTATGAGTGGAACGTCGTTGACCGCAGATGAATTATTGGCACGAAACATTGTTTCAACTACTTCTTTAGAAGTGTTTAACGTTTTTCTCGGGAGCTTACGGACCTTTACCTTCCAGCAGGCACTATACGCCTATGTGTTGGAAAAGCTTTTGGCAGCTGGAGACTTGAGTGTAGAAGAAGGCGGCGGATTGCTACAGGTACTGGCTAGCCACTATCCCAAATTCGAAGGGAAGCCGTGTGAGCTGATCTTTATGCGCAAGATGGGGATTTCCACGTTCGTGTTGGTGTCTGGCTCTACCGAATTGTATTTTGATAGCGGAGTAAAGGTAGTGACGCGGCTCATTCTAGCCAATTGCATCGAGGAATTAAAAGGAAAATATTTGTAG
- a CDS encoding RNA-guided endonuclease TnpB family protein, with amino-acid sequence MLRTYKFRIEPTKEQLEKISETLMYCRWLYNALLEQRIIAYKKFGVSLTFYSQKKELPSLKKVCKEYNSVHSQVLQNVVERLDKAYQAFFRRLKHGEKAGFPRFKGMNRYHSFTYPQTGFSLEGNHIYLSKIGLVRVKLHRQVQGTIKTCTVIAKNGRYYVCLSCEVETQIQTTGRWVGVDLGLQHLAITSDGYFYDAPKYLRRSERQLKKLHRILSRRKKGSTRRQKIVALLAKQYEYVANQRNNNAHQVSSKLVNGYDLIAFECLEITNMIKNHHFSKSIADAGWNQLVQFTTYKAERAGKRVMLVDPRNTSQLCSSCDEIVKKTLAVRTHHCPFCGLECDRDVNAAKNILKRALQQLHNLS; translated from the coding sequence ATGCTACGAACTTATAAGTTCCGTATTGAACCCACCAAAGAGCAACTAGAAAAAATTAGCGAAACGCTGATGTATTGTCGTTGGCTCTATAATGCTCTGCTTGAACAGCGAATCATAGCGTACAAAAAGTTTGGCGTATCTCTGACGTTCTACTCTCAAAAAAAAGAGTTGCCCTCATTAAAAAAGGTATGTAAAGAGTATAATAGTGTTCATTCACAGGTCCTACAGAATGTAGTCGAACGTCTGGATAAAGCTTATCAAGCATTTTTCAGACGTTTGAAGCATGGAGAAAAGGCTGGATTTCCTCGGTTCAAGGGGATGAATCGCTATCACAGCTTTACGTATCCACAAACAGGTTTTTCTCTCGAAGGCAACCACATATATTTATCAAAAATTGGATTAGTCCGCGTCAAACTTCATCGCCAAGTGCAGGGTACAATTAAAACATGTACAGTCATCGCTAAAAACGGAAGGTACTATGTTTGTTTATCTTGCGAAGTTGAAACGCAAATACAAACAACAGGGAGATGGGTCGGTGTTGATCTGGGTTTACAACATTTGGCCATCACATCGGATGGTTACTTTTATGATGCACCGAAGTATTTGCGTAGGAGCGAGCGACAACTAAAAAAGCTGCACCGTATCTTATCCAGACGAAAGAAAGGGTCAACTCGCCGCCAAAAAATTGTTGCACTCCTTGCTAAGCAGTATGAGTATGTTGCGAATCAACGTAACAATAACGCCCATCAGGTGTCAAGCAAATTGGTCAATGGCTATGATTTGATCGCCTTTGAATGTCTGGAAATAACAAATATGATAAAAAATCATCACTTTTCAAAAAGTATTGCTGACGCGGGATGGAATCAACTTGTACAGTTCACCACTTACAAGGCTGAAAGAGCTGGTAAGCGTGTGATGCTAGTTGATCCACGAAACACAAGTCAACTATGCTCAAGTTGTGATGAAATCGTAAAGAAAACATTAGCTGTGCGGACACATCATTGTCCTTTCTGTGGCTTGGAATGTGATAGGGATGTAAATGCAGCCAAAAACATCCTCAAGCGGGCATTACAACAACTTCACAACTTATCGTAA
- a CDS encoding DUF4855 domain-containing protein, which produces MSKKRFGSRMLVALLAATTLLVQSTPLTHAATEPEKPAVDTKKLEDQFKKQEEAYTEFTDLGNSYASKAVNRLAALHMISGQGENRFNPQNTISRQDIAVLLTKVIGLQPTEIEDAAFEDVPLESPYAPYVYGLSELGVMNGRSEHAMGALDPLTRQELAVMLSRLMKEGSVTKVAGQIPVAYSDEEEIADYAKTAVEEVTNQRWMQGAGGKFNPTGTVTRAEAAVIAERVLDARYQQAEQVKYKVDVERLSLAAGTSQRLKVNSINGDELPFTPIFAFDRPELGTILADGTFVAGPTAGKGNLTVTVGYKTTTIPVEIKDAGKPAVEKAEDTPKTAPVTSSNDSATKVDESKTVVEGEKPEADKGTTETDATKPADPKEESEEPAKKDELVNIAPGSYTAVTTFGAPDSYFQELEKQYPGPVGGLVTPTEDWTGYHRQFGRKVTVELDEAKPLERVALTFKQQKTSGITMPEYMEVEVSRDGKVWSYAGRAVHDVSAKEDKLVTRTLSVTLPDVNTRYVRVSFPVKVFTFARQLEVWAKTDSEWNNGAVLLPPPNPAKLEEAKQAGRRVENMLLAYTGEHGELGTWTKEDFLPMVGYRTVDGYMRDQMFDTILFLPYQTIPATKESWTKYMNDLFGSNKQLDALNQAMREYNRLRGTLYSTPTQENVVLALPYPNASQTNFGQLDEKKASLSFNPAGIGEEQAYQNRKAALEWYFQELMKRWNKEGYAYLKLEGIYWFHELVEDSAPKERQLIRDMGSMVHDEALRYYWIPYFGSPGVSEWKSLYFDKAFLQPSYYSDKPVGIDRIQGVLDVVNKYDMDIEIEGDWKMYNDPKFYQTYYNQLVATHKLGMDKNNVHAYYFGSKTLLESVKSTDPVKRAIYEDTYKWMRGRFDRTEFFEGSEMP; this is translated from the coding sequence ATGAGCAAGAAACGATTCGGGAGCAGAATGCTGGTTGCTTTATTGGCAGCGACTACATTACTGGTCCAAAGCACGCCGTTGACTCATGCTGCGACAGAGCCAGAGAAACCGGCGGTAGACACCAAGAAGCTGGAAGATCAGTTCAAAAAACAAGAAGAAGCGTACACGGAGTTTACAGATTTGGGCAACAGCTACGCCAGTAAAGCCGTAAACAGACTTGCAGCCCTTCATATGATCAGTGGTCAGGGAGAAAACCGCTTCAACCCACAAAACACGATTTCTCGACAGGATATTGCGGTGCTTTTGACAAAAGTAATCGGTCTTCAACCAACAGAAATCGAGGATGCAGCTTTTGAAGATGTGCCATTGGAAAGTCCTTATGCACCGTACGTATATGGACTCTCTGAGTTGGGTGTGATGAACGGCAGAAGTGAGCATGCCATGGGTGCTCTAGACCCGCTTACACGACAAGAGCTGGCTGTCATGCTGTCTCGTTTGATGAAAGAGGGCTCTGTGACCAAAGTGGCAGGTCAGATTCCTGTTGCATACAGCGATGAAGAAGAAATCGCAGACTACGCCAAAACGGCCGTGGAAGAAGTAACGAATCAGCGCTGGATGCAAGGTGCTGGCGGCAAGTTTAATCCGACAGGAACCGTCACGCGTGCGGAGGCTGCTGTGATCGCTGAGCGCGTCTTGGATGCACGCTACCAGCAAGCAGAACAGGTGAAATACAAGGTAGATGTAGAGCGGCTGAGTTTGGCTGCTGGCACGAGCCAACGCTTGAAGGTAAACAGTATCAACGGTGATGAGCTGCCGTTTACACCTATTTTCGCTTTTGATCGTCCCGAGCTGGGAACCATTTTAGCTGACGGAACCTTTGTTGCTGGCCCCACTGCGGGAAAAGGGAATCTCACGGTGACAGTCGGCTACAAAACGACGACAATTCCGGTTGAGATCAAGGACGCTGGTAAGCCAGCTGTCGAAAAGGCAGAGGACACGCCAAAGACTGCACCGGTGACTTCGTCCAATGACTCGGCAACGAAAGTAGATGAAAGCAAGACGGTAGTAGAGGGAGAAAAACCAGAAGCAGACAAAGGTACAACAGAAACGGATGCAACGAAGCCTGCTGATCCAAAGGAAGAGTCGGAGGAGCCAGCAAAGAAGGACGAACTGGTCAATATCGCACCAGGCAGTTATACAGCGGTTACTACTTTTGGAGCGCCAGACTCGTATTTCCAAGAGCTGGAGAAGCAGTATCCAGGTCCAGTAGGGGGGCTTGTTACGCCTACAGAAGACTGGACGGGATACCACCGTCAGTTTGGGCGCAAGGTGACCGTTGAGCTCGACGAGGCGAAGCCATTGGAGAGAGTTGCGCTGACGTTTAAGCAGCAGAAGACTTCAGGCATCACGATGCCAGAATACATGGAAGTCGAGGTATCTCGCGACGGGAAAGTGTGGTCGTATGCGGGAAGAGCCGTTCACGATGTTTCCGCCAAAGAGGACAAGCTGGTTACACGCACGTTGAGCGTGACCTTGCCTGACGTCAACACTCGCTATGTCCGGGTATCCTTCCCGGTGAAAGTATTTACGTTCGCTCGCCAGCTGGAGGTATGGGCAAAAACGGATAGCGAGTGGAACAATGGCGCTGTCTTGCTGCCGCCACCAAACCCGGCAAAGCTGGAAGAAGCCAAACAAGCAGGGCGTCGTGTGGAAAATATGCTGCTCGCTTATACTGGAGAGCATGGCGAACTCGGGACATGGACCAAAGAGGATTTCCTCCCGATGGTTGGCTACCGCACCGTAGATGGTTATATGCGTGACCAGATGTTTGATACGATTCTGTTCCTGCCGTATCAGACTATTCCTGCTACGAAGGAAAGCTGGACAAAGTATATGAATGATTTGTTCGGTTCGAATAAGCAGCTGGATGCTCTTAACCAAGCTATGCGGGAATACAATCGCCTGCGCGGAACGCTGTATTCAACACCGACACAGGAAAATGTCGTGTTGGCTCTGCCATATCCGAATGCCAGTCAGACCAATTTTGGCCAGCTGGATGAAAAGAAAGCATCCCTTTCCTTCAACCCTGCGGGAATTGGGGAAGAGCAAGCGTATCAGAACCGCAAAGCTGCACTGGAATGGTACTTCCAGGAGCTCATGAAGCGCTGGAACAAGGAAGGATATGCTTATCTGAAGCTGGAAGGAATCTATTGGTTCCATGAGCTGGTAGAGGATAGTGCACCGAAAGAACGCCAGCTGATTCGTGACATGGGTAGCATGGTGCATGACGAGGCGTTGCGATACTATTGGATTCCGTATTTCGGTTCACCGGGAGTGTCGGAGTGGAAATCTCTTTATTTCGATAAGGCATTCCTGCAGCCGAGCTATTACAGCGACAAGCCGGTAGGAATTGACCGTATTCAAGGGGTACTGGACGTCGTCAACAAGTACGACATGGACATCGAGATCGAAGGCGACTGGAAGATGTACAATGATCCGAAGTTTTATCAGACCTACTACAATCAGTTAGTTGCCACCCACAAGCTGGGGATGGATAAAAACAACGTACACGCTTACTACTTCGGCTCCAAGACATTGCTAGAGTCTGTCAAGAGCACGGACCCTGTCAAGCGCGCCATCTATGAGGATACGTACAAGTGGATGCGCGGTCGTTTTGACAGAACAGAATTTTTCGAGGGCAGCGAGATGCCGTAG
- a CDS encoding polymer-forming cytoskeletal protein — translation MQNENNNKPDLIFHGAVNATGGVYNKVDVQGYGKINGDVECESLHCAGHVSITGDLTGSSARVEGNATIKGKVKMDTLSVYGQLDVADDLNFMSLKVGGNVKVQGNMAGEDVKVLGSLKTAGDCEAEVFRANGAFSIGGLLNAGRIEVLLHGSCEAKEMGGEHIEVRRTGNSTLGKLLKHFLNNTLSVETIEGDEIYLENTKAKVVRGNKIEIGPDCEIDLVEYSTECKQDPSSQIKTKTQR, via the coding sequence ATGCAGAACGAGAACAATAACAAGCCAGATTTGATCTTTCATGGAGCAGTGAATGCTACGGGTGGCGTTTACAACAAAGTAGATGTGCAGGGTTACGGCAAGATTAATGGCGACGTAGAGTGCGAGTCGCTTCATTGCGCGGGACATGTCAGTATCACGGGAGATCTCACTGGATCATCGGCAAGAGTAGAGGGCAATGCGACGATTAAAGGCAAAGTGAAGATGGATACGTTATCCGTATATGGTCAGCTTGATGTTGCGGACGACTTGAATTTTATGAGTCTAAAGGTCGGTGGCAATGTCAAAGTACAGGGCAATATGGCAGGCGAGGATGTAAAAGTTCTCGGATCATTGAAAACCGCAGGGGATTGCGAAGCGGAAGTATTTCGGGCAAACGGTGCGTTTAGTATCGGAGGACTGCTGAATGCAGGGCGAATCGAGGTACTTCTGCATGGCAGCTGTGAAGCAAAAGAAATGGGCGGAGAGCACATCGAGGTACGTCGAACAGGGAATAGCACCTTGGGCAAGTTATTAAAGCATTTTCTCAACAATACCTTGTCCGTAGAGACGATTGAAGGTGACGAAATCTATTTGGAAAACACAAAGGCCAAGGTCGTTCGCGGCAACAAGATCGAGATTGGACCAGACTGCGAAATCGACCTGGTCGAATACAGCACAGAATGCAAGCAAGACCCAAGCTCGCAGATTAAGACGAAGACACAACGGTAA
- a CDS encoding class I SAM-dependent RNA methyltransferase, with protein sequence MQKVELIATATFGLESVVAEEVKALGYGPVQVENGKVTFTADISAIPRTNLWLRTADRVRLKIGEFKATTFDELFEQTKALPWADWITEDGTFPVEGKSVKSTLFSVPDCQAIVKKAVVESLKKTYKREWFDEQGPLYKIEVALLKDVATLTIDTSGPGLHKRGYRELIGQAPLKETMAAAMIMLSRWKPDRVFMDPFCGSGTLPIEAALIGQNIAPGMNREFVSETWPIIPKTAWREARAETHDLARYDQKLEIIGTDMDDEILKIARHNATEAGVDDLIHFQRMDVRDVRTKRKYGYLICNPPYGERLGEWKQVAKMYGEMGETFAAMDTWSFYVITSDEQFEEHFGRTASKKRKLYNGNIKVDYYQFFGPRPPRGPMVTPTE encoded by the coding sequence ATGCAAAAAGTAGAATTGATCGCTACGGCGACTTTTGGTTTGGAATCAGTAGTAGCAGAAGAGGTAAAGGCCCTCGGTTACGGGCCGGTACAGGTGGAAAACGGCAAGGTAACGTTCACCGCAGATATTTCTGCAATTCCCCGCACAAATTTGTGGTTACGAACTGCCGACCGCGTGCGTCTAAAGATAGGGGAGTTCAAAGCGACTACGTTTGACGAGCTGTTTGAACAGACAAAAGCACTGCCATGGGCTGATTGGATCACAGAGGACGGGACGTTTCCTGTGGAAGGGAAATCGGTCAAATCTACCTTGTTCAGTGTGCCGGATTGCCAAGCGATCGTGAAAAAAGCAGTCGTAGAAAGTCTGAAAAAGACCTACAAGCGTGAGTGGTTCGATGAGCAAGGGCCACTGTACAAGATCGAGGTGGCACTTCTCAAGGATGTGGCGACGCTGACGATTGATACGTCAGGACCGGGCCTGCACAAGCGCGGCTACCGGGAATTGATCGGACAAGCGCCACTGAAGGAAACCATGGCTGCGGCGATGATTATGCTGTCTCGCTGGAAGCCTGATCGGGTATTCATGGACCCATTCTGTGGATCGGGTACACTTCCGATTGAGGCGGCGTTGATTGGACAAAACATCGCTCCGGGAATGAACCGGGAATTCGTTTCTGAGACGTGGCCTATCATTCCGAAAACAGCTTGGCGTGAAGCTCGCGCAGAAACCCATGATTTGGCGCGCTATGATCAAAAGCTGGAGATTATCGGGACAGATATGGATGACGAGATTCTGAAAATTGCCCGCCACAACGCGACTGAGGCTGGTGTAGATGACCTGATTCATTTTCAGCGTATGGATGTGCGGGATGTGCGAACCAAGCGCAAGTACGGCTACTTGATTTGCAACCCACCTTATGGGGAGCGCTTGGGAGAATGGAAGCAGGTTGCCAAGATGTATGGCGAAATGGGGGAAACCTTTGCTGCCATGGATACGTGGTCATTCTACGTAATTACGTCCGACGAACAGTTTGAGGAGCATTTTGGTCGTACAGCAAGCAAAAAGCGCAAGCTCTACAACGGAAATATCAAGGTAGATTACTATCAGTTTTTCGGACCTAGACCGCCGCGCGGGCCAATGGTTACCCCGACCGAATAA